One window from the genome of Helicobacter pylori encodes:
- a CDS encoding neuraminyllactose-binding hemagglutinin family protein, whose translation MLRVLSVGVAFILLGCQFFNKTTLHLKYKDYPKNSALKTAFTLTPPKIFFNARFVPPFYQKEFKKAIAQQIAYFLKDKSTFTLNVSGNVFFSFEESPKDLKAIKERLKKTIEPNADPKSVMRFLNLQASLILECTPQTTCPFDTLLIPTAFSVPVYYANRLGDNPSLFSQEDKTYHNALIKALNKAYYSLMEGLEKRLNAIENAEWL comes from the coding sequence ATGCTAAGGGTTTTAAGCGTTGGTGTTGCTTTTATTTTACTAGGGTGTCAGTTTTTCAACAAAACCACACTCCATTTAAAATACAAAGATTACCCCAAAAATAGCGCTTTAAAAACCGCTTTCACTTTAACCCCCCCTAAAATCTTTTTTAACGCCCGTTTTGTGCCGCCCTTTTACCAAAAAGAATTTAAAAAAGCAATCGCCCAACAAATCGCTTATTTTTTAAAAGATAAAAGCACTTTTACCCTCAATGTTTCAGGCAATGTTTTTTTTTCTTTTGAAGAGAGTCCTAAAGATTTAAAAGCCATTAAAGAAAGGCTTAAAAAGACGATTGAGCCTAACGCTGACCCAAAATCCGTCATGCGTTTTTTAAACCTTCAAGCGAGCTTGATTTTAGAATGCACCCCGCAAACAACTTGCCCGTTTGACACCCTTTTAATCCCTACCGCTTTCAGCGTGCCTGTTTATTACGCTAATCGTTTGGGCGACAACCCCTCTCTTTTTTCCCAAGAAGATAAAACCTATCATAACGCTTTAATCAAAGCCCTTAATAAGGCTTACTATTCTCTTATGGAGGGTTTAGAAAAGCGTTTGAACGCTATAGAAAATGCAGAGTGGCTTTAA